A section of the Geothermobacter ehrlichii genome encodes:
- the rpmG gene encoding 50S ribosomal protein L33, whose product MRDIVTLACTECKQRNYTTTKNKKTTPDRLEFKKYCRFCRKHTPHRETK is encoded by the coding sequence ATGCGGGATATCGTGACTCTTGCCTGCACTGAGTGCAAGCAGCGCAACTACACTACGACCAAGAACAAGAAAACGACTCCCGATCGTCTGGAGTTCAAGAAGTATTGCCGCTTCTGCCGGAAGCACACGCCGCACCGGGAGACCAAATAG
- a CDS encoding EF-Tu C-terminal domain-related protein, whose product YRPQFYFRTTDVTGVVTLPEGVEMVMPGDNVAMEVELITPIAMDKELRFAIREGGRTVGAGVVSEIIE is encoded by the coding sequence TACCGTCCGCAGTTCTACTTCCGTACGACCGACGTGACCGGCGTGGTGACCCTGCCCGAGGGCGTCGAGATGGTCATGCCGGGCGACAACGTGGCTATGGAAGTGGAGCTGATCACCCCGATCGCCATGGACAAGGAGCTTCGCTTCGCCATCCGCGAAGGCGGCCGGACCGTCGGCGCCGGTGTCGTCAGCGAAATCATCGAGTAA